A single Comamonas sp. NLF-1-9 DNA region contains:
- a CDS encoding type III secretion system chaperone yields MSSCDQLLLDLGQSAGLAQALHFDDQGCARLMVDASLAIDFERDAEAGLIQICSVLAAVPARGVEALYRTLLEANLFGGDTAGATLAIDAHLREIVLCRSVPAETTSAAAFVKLVEQFIAAAEDWRERVATQLALAAEPAGGQGADISLGAPDMGHFLRA; encoded by the coding sequence ATGTCCTCATGCGACCAACTTCTGCTGGACCTTGGCCAGAGCGCCGGGCTGGCGCAGGCATTGCACTTTGACGACCAGGGCTGCGCGCGCCTGATGGTGGATGCAAGCCTGGCCATCGACTTCGAGCGCGACGCCGAAGCCGGCCTGATCCAGATCTGCAGCGTGCTCGCCGCCGTGCCGGCCCGCGGGGTTGAAGCCCTGTACCGCACCTTGCTCGAGGCCAACCTGTTTGGCGGCGATACCGCCGGTGCCACGCTCGCGATCGATGCGCACCTGCGCGAGATCGTGCTGTGCCGCAGCGTGCCAGCAGAAACGACATCTGCGGCGGCTTTCGTGAAGTTGGTAGAGCAGTTCATCGCCGCCGCCGAAGACTGGAGGGAGCGCGTGGCCACGCAATTGGCGTTGGCCGCCGAGCCGGCCGGCGGCCAGGGCGCGGACATCAGCCTGGGCGCGCCGGACATGGGCCACTTCCTGCGGGCCTGA
- a CDS encoding SycD/LcrH family type III secretion system chaperone: MSDAQTTEQDLLQMQVSLRTLLLHGGNLAGVSGITEQECEALYQFGHGFYSQARYNEAFRIFAMLVTYDHLEPRFLMALAASAQMLGRYRDALQHYSTATILLLDDPAPLLYSAECCIALRMKEGAIEALQMAIELAGDAPQHAPIRARAEALLAPMQTSAVH; this comes from the coding sequence ATGAGCGACGCCCAGACGACGGAGCAGGACTTGCTGCAGATGCAGGTCAGCCTGCGAACTCTGCTGCTGCACGGCGGCAATCTCGCCGGCGTGAGCGGCATCACCGAGCAAGAGTGTGAAGCGCTCTACCAGTTTGGCCACGGCTTCTACAGCCAGGCGCGCTACAACGAGGCGTTTCGCATCTTCGCCATGCTCGTCACCTACGACCATCTGGAGCCGCGCTTTCTGATGGCGCTGGCGGCTTCGGCACAGATGCTCGGCCGCTACCGCGATGCCCTGCAGCATTACAGCACCGCCACCATCTTGTTGCTCGACGACCCGGCGCCGCTGCTGTATTCGGCCGAGTGCTGCATCGCCCTGCGCATGAAGGAAGGCGCCATCGAAGCGCTGCAGATGGCCATTGAGCTGGCGGGCGACGCGCCCCAGCACGCGCCGATACGGGCCCGGGCCGAGGCCCTGCTGGCCCCGATGCAGACCAGCGCCGTCCACTGA
- the sctB gene encoding type III secretion system translocon subunit SctB — translation MHIPGTGPSFTQMTPLSSESAQGAPLSGDKQAFSDISDHNLAATQHQGAQQMRDLAPPTTPSEGAASAADALGKLSVQDAQADIYSVMALFTKIAQDQRTSARELRQSEMQAQVDTLIDAAEEIRNAAKDRLIGAIVSGAMQIGAGAIQMGGAAMSLKASASALKDFRASQNPAAVTENFANHPKLQSLTGESVGARMSTEELSNLTTQAGSYASGADGASKMASGLGGMAGGIAEYSAAQHDAQKARLEAAAKAHEAATQQAGDVMQQMMDVLRDVRDKLNAIEQSRSETTRGIARNI, via the coding sequence ATGCACATCCCAGGCACAGGCCCCTCGTTCACGCAAATGACGCCGCTTTCGTCGGAATCGGCGCAAGGCGCGCCCCTCAGCGGCGACAAGCAGGCGTTTTCCGACATCAGCGACCACAACCTTGCGGCGACGCAGCATCAGGGCGCGCAGCAGATGCGCGATCTGGCGCCCCCGACCACCCCGAGCGAGGGCGCAGCCAGCGCTGCCGACGCGCTTGGAAAGCTGTCCGTCCAGGACGCACAGGCGGACATTTATTCGGTGATGGCCTTGTTCACCAAGATAGCCCAGGACCAGCGTACCTCGGCACGCGAGCTGCGCCAGAGCGAAATGCAGGCCCAGGTGGACACGCTGATCGATGCCGCCGAAGAGATACGCAACGCGGCCAAGGACCGCCTGATCGGTGCCATCGTCTCCGGAGCCATGCAGATCGGCGCAGGCGCCATCCAGATGGGCGGGGCAGCGATGTCGCTCAAGGCGTCGGCCAGCGCGCTCAAAGACTTTCGCGCGAGCCAGAACCCCGCCGCCGTGACCGAGAATTTTGCCAACCACCCCAAGCTGCAAAGCCTGACCGGCGAATCGGTCGGGGCGCGCATGAGCACCGAGGAGCTGAGCAACCTCACCACCCAGGCAGGGAGCTACGCATCCGGCGCCGACGGGGCCAGCAAGATGGCCAGCGGCCTTGGCGGCATGGCCGGCGGAATCGCCGAGTACAGCGCCGCACAGCACGACGCGCAAAAGGCACGGCTGGAAGCAGCGGCCAAGGCCCACGAGGCAGCGACGCAGCAGGCGGGTGACGTGATGCAGCAGATGATGGATGTGCTGCGCGACGTGCGTGACAAGCTGAATGCGATAGAGCAGTCGCGCAGCGAAACCACGCGCGGCATTGCGCGCAACATTTGA
- the sctE gene encoding type III secretion system translocon subunit SctE yields MNGISINPGLPPQLPAAQDAAGPAQAQATQGAAIISQATLQELEKTLGAQNQKGDGVKNAHGAPNIANPLTNLSADDLIALLQEMQSKSQDQQVKSAKLGLEKAAVDAKQNTEAQAKKIQEWAKKVEKEAKAGLLGKIFSWIGKIFAVIAAAVAVVASVVATPFSGGAAAALTALAVVGLVAATMSLADQISKEAGGPEISLSNMMTKMVGGLLQAFGVPQEKAEQIGRAMAGALAILAPAAILVEPQLLGTMVQGIAQLAGADEKTTMALTMAFGMAAALTVGIATAVAGFNVGQMANAVTNTTIKMANSLITAGSQIIGGATQVAQGATTIAQGAYAEQGQKALADKKELEAFMLKLNQAMEDQREELRKVMQEIEDGVLAVSRMVQASADSMSQITSNIGKRAAV; encoded by the coding sequence ATGAACGGCATTTCAATCAACCCCGGGCTGCCGCCGCAGCTGCCCGCCGCGCAGGATGCGGCCGGCCCCGCACAAGCCCAGGCGACGCAGGGCGCCGCGATCATCAGCCAGGCGACGCTGCAAGAGCTGGAAAAGACCCTGGGCGCGCAGAACCAAAAGGGCGACGGCGTGAAGAACGCACACGGCGCGCCCAACATCGCAAACCCCCTGACCAACTTGTCCGCCGACGACCTGATCGCGCTGCTGCAGGAAATGCAGAGCAAATCCCAGGACCAGCAGGTCAAGTCCGCCAAACTCGGACTGGAGAAGGCCGCGGTGGATGCCAAGCAGAACACGGAAGCCCAGGCCAAGAAGATCCAGGAGTGGGCCAAGAAGGTCGAAAAAGAGGCCAAGGCCGGCCTGCTGGGCAAGATCTTCAGCTGGATAGGCAAGATCTTTGCGGTGATCGCGGCTGCGGTGGCCGTGGTCGCCTCGGTGGTGGCCACGCCGTTTTCCGGCGGTGCGGCGGCCGCGTTGACGGCGCTGGCCGTCGTCGGGTTGGTGGCGGCGACGATGTCGCTGGCCGACCAGATCTCCAAGGAGGCGGGCGGCCCCGAGATCAGCCTGTCCAACATGATGACCAAGATGGTCGGCGGCTTGCTGCAGGCCTTTGGCGTGCCGCAGGAAAAAGCCGAGCAGATCGGCCGCGCCATGGCCGGCGCGCTCGCCATCCTGGCGCCGGCCGCGATTCTGGTCGAGCCGCAGTTGCTCGGCACCATGGTGCAAGGCATAGCGCAGCTTGCCGGCGCCGACGAGAAGACCACCATGGCGCTGACCATGGCCTTCGGCATGGCAGCGGCGCTCACCGTCGGCATCGCCACCGCGGTCGCGGGCTTCAACGTGGGGCAGATGGCCAATGCGGTGACCAACACCACCATCAAGATGGCCAACAGCCTGATCACCGCAGGTTCGCAGATCATCGGCGGCGCGACCCAGGTGGCCCAGGGTGCCACTACGATCGCCCAGGGCGCCTATGCCGAACAGGGGCAGAAGGCGCTGGCCGACAAGAAGGAGCTGGAAGCCTTCATGCTCAAGCTCAACCAGGCCATGGAGGACCAGCGTGAGGAGCTGCGCAAGGTGATGCAGGAAATCGAAGACGGCGTGCTCGCGGTCAGCCGCATGGTTCAGGCTTCGGCCGACAGCATGTCGCAGATCACCAGCAACATCGGCAAGCGCGCCGCCGTCTGA
- a CDS encoding tetratricopeptide repeat protein, which produces MNKSQTRARSGAERFAADFTRGFEELPASRRFTPEQLEVIYALAYSHVQQQQWQKALAIFAFLSQYGPTRSHYLAGLALCLQMLQRHDEAINIHSLMLVLFPEQLSPMLHIAESELALGQRAAAVKTLQQLDAALPAGVMLKQRAQALLERLAVTASA; this is translated from the coding sequence ATGAACAAGTCACAAACCCGAGCGCGCAGCGGTGCCGAGCGCTTTGCCGCCGACTTCACCCGCGGCTTCGAGGAGCTTCCCGCCTCGCGGCGCTTCACCCCCGAGCAATTGGAGGTGATCTACGCGCTGGCCTATTCGCACGTGCAGCAGCAGCAATGGCAAAAGGCCTTGGCGATCTTCGCCTTCTTGTCGCAGTACGGGCCCACGCGCTCGCACTACCTGGCAGGCCTGGCGCTGTGCCTGCAGATGCTGCAGCGCCACGACGAGGCGATCAACATCCATTCGCTGATGCTGGTGCTGTTTCCCGAGCAGTTGTCACCCATGCTGCACATTGCCGAAAGCGAGCTCGCGCTGGGCCAGCGCGCGGCGGCCGTCAAAACGCTGCAACAACTCGATGCGGCGCTGCCTGCGGGCGTTATGCTCAAACAGCGCGCCCAGGCCCTGCTGGAGCGCCTGGCGGTTACCGCCAGCGCCTGA
- the sctI gene encoding type III secretion system inner rod subunit SctI produces MEIASAHFVAQLAQTLQSPAPAAEPPAPAAGPDALAAARFQSLMQAPPAELTAPAAAAQQALGSAAPLSVSLGDRILSGMQHTAGSVQGTWRSVADKLNSPLPMDTREMLQVQLQLSQVAVQYELLGKAISRSTQNIDQLVRIQ; encoded by the coding sequence ATGGAAATCGCGTCCGCCCACTTCGTTGCGCAACTGGCGCAAACACTTCAAAGTCCGGCGCCAGCGGCCGAGCCGCCTGCGCCGGCAGCGGGGCCCGATGCGCTGGCCGCTGCACGTTTTCAAAGCCTGATGCAAGCACCGCCGGCAGAACTGACCGCGCCCGCTGCGGCGGCGCAGCAAGCGCTGGGCAGCGCTGCGCCGCTGAGCGTGTCGCTGGGCGACCGCATTCTGTCGGGCATGCAGCACACTGCAGGCAGCGTGCAGGGCACCTGGCGCTCGGTGGCCGACAAGCTCAATTCCCCGCTGCCCATGGACACGCGCGAGATGCTGCAAGTCCAGCTGCAACTGTCGCAGGTGGCGGTGCAGTACGAGCTGCTGGGCAAGGCGATCTCGCGCAGCACGCAAAACATCGACCAACTGGTGCGCATCCAATGA
- the sctJ gene encoding type III secretion system inner membrane ring lipoprotein SctJ codes for MSFLRAPSFWRRALHGLVLSLSLLLLACGGRVDLMGAVPEDEANEVLAVLLKAEVNAVKTPGKDGLVGVQVSSQQVGQALQVLRDNGLPRERYAGMGQVFKKEGLISSPLEERARYVYALSQELSGTLSKIDGVLYARVHVVLPERGVAGEPGVPSTAAVFIKHQEGRDLELLQPQIRRLVTNSIPGLSPERVSIVFVSAPAAEEAAASPPLAQVLGIGVSADAAARLQALLWGLVVVLLLALGAAGWLAWRFALPVWKGGKKPAGGMPAAQGAQHGPA; via the coding sequence ATGAGCTTTCTTCGTGCCCCCTCCTTCTGGCGCCGCGCGCTGCATGGCCTGGTGTTGTCGCTGAGCCTGCTGCTGCTGGCCTGCGGCGGGCGCGTGGACCTGATGGGCGCCGTACCCGAAGACGAGGCCAACGAGGTGCTGGCAGTGCTGCTCAAGGCCGAGGTCAATGCCGTCAAGACCCCCGGCAAGGACGGCCTGGTCGGCGTGCAGGTGAGCAGCCAGCAGGTTGGCCAGGCCTTGCAGGTGCTGCGCGACAACGGCCTGCCGCGCGAGCGCTACGCCGGCATGGGCCAGGTGTTCAAGAAGGAAGGCCTGATCTCCTCACCGCTGGAAGAGCGCGCGCGCTATGTGTATGCGCTGTCGCAGGAGCTCTCGGGCACGCTGTCCAAGATCGACGGCGTGCTCTACGCGCGGGTGCACGTGGTGCTGCCCGAGCGCGGCGTAGCCGGCGAGCCTGGCGTGCCCTCCACCGCCGCGGTGTTCATCAAGCACCAGGAGGGGCGCGATCTGGAGCTGCTGCAACCGCAGATTCGGCGGCTGGTGACCAACAGCATTCCCGGCCTCTCGCCCGAGCGCGTCTCCATCGTCTTCGTCTCCGCCCCGGCGGCGGAGGAAGCGGCCGCGAGCCCTCCGCTCGCCCAGGTACTCGGTATCGGCGTCAGCGCCGATGCGGCCGCGCGACTGCAGGCGCTGCTCTGGGGCTTGGTAGTCGTGCTGCTGCTGGCGCTGGGTGCCGCCGGCTGGCTGGCCTGGCGCTTTGCCCTGCCCGTCTGGAAGGGCGGCAAGAAGCCGGCCGGCGGTATGCCGGCGGCGCAGGGAGCGCAGCATGGCCCGGCTTGA
- a CDS encoding HrpE/YscL family type III secretion apparatus protein, producing MAFLLYRDALSPTRTLASRVPPGTRIVRAADVAALGEAHALLAEARAQAQAIVAAAQDAFDQERQRGYQDGLVEARMEQAEKMIDTVSRTVDYFAQVEQEMVALVMGAVRKIVEGFDDEQRVLAVVKNALSVVRNQKQMTLRLHPSQVDVVRARVNDLLAAYPGVGYLDILADGRLAPDSCILESEIGMVEASIEGQIGALQAAFQKILGNRV from the coding sequence ATGGCTTTCCTGCTTTACCGCGACGCACTGAGCCCCACGCGCACCCTGGCCAGCCGCGTGCCGCCGGGCACACGCATCGTGCGCGCTGCCGACGTCGCCGCGCTCGGTGAAGCGCATGCGCTGCTGGCCGAGGCCCGTGCGCAAGCCCAGGCCATCGTCGCGGCCGCGCAGGACGCGTTCGACCAAGAGCGCCAGCGCGGCTACCAGGACGGCCTGGTCGAGGCGCGCATGGAGCAGGCCGAGAAGATGATCGACACCGTCAGCCGCACGGTGGACTACTTTGCCCAGGTCGAGCAGGAGATGGTGGCGCTGGTCATGGGCGCGGTGCGCAAGATCGTCGAAGGCTTCGACGACGAGCAGCGCGTGCTGGCGGTCGTCAAGAACGCGCTGTCGGTAGTGCGCAACCAGAAGCAGATGACGCTGCGCCTGCACCCAAGCCAGGTCGATGTGGTGCGCGCGCGCGTGAACGACCTGCTGGCCGCCTACCCCGGCGTGGGCTATCTGGACATTCTGGCCGACGGCCGCCTGGCGCCCGACAGCTGCATCCTGGAGAGCGAAATCGGCATGGTCGAGGCCAGCATCGAGGGGCAGATTGGCGCGCTGCAGGCGGCCTTCCAGAAAATCCTGGGCAACCGCGTATGA
- the sctN gene encoding type III secretion system ATPase SctN yields the protein MNDLAAPPAVPARSKRQFDYITEMMELALQDTSTLRIKGRVTQVIGTIIKAVVPTVKVGEVCLLRNPGEDFEMKAEVVGFVRDAALLTPIGDMYGISAATEVVPTGRSHMVPVGFGLLGRVLDGLGRPLDEAERGPLEATKYYPVFAEAPDPLTRRIIRDPLELGVRALDGLLTCGEGQRMGIFAAAGGGKSTLMAMLVKGAAVDVTVVALIGERGREVREFLEHDLGPEGRRKAVIVCATSDKSSMERSKAAYVATAIAEYFRDQGKKVLFLMDSATRFARAQREIGLAAGEPPTRRGFPPSVFATLPKLMERTGMNQSGSITALYTVLVEGDDMTEPIADETRSILDGHIVLSRKLGAANHYPAIDVLASASRVMNAVITPEHKKLAGRLRELMAKYEEVELLVKIGEYKRGGDPNTDEAIDKIEAIRAFLRQRTDERCGMQETLQRLAELVGAGAAKS from the coding sequence ATGAACGATCTGGCCGCCCCTCCCGCCGTGCCGGCGCGCAGCAAGCGCCAGTTCGACTACATCACCGAGATGATGGAGCTGGCGCTGCAGGATACGTCGACGCTGCGCATCAAGGGCCGCGTCACGCAAGTGATAGGCACCATCATCAAGGCCGTGGTGCCGACGGTCAAGGTCGGCGAGGTCTGCCTGCTGCGCAACCCTGGCGAAGATTTTGAAATGAAGGCCGAGGTCGTGGGCTTCGTGCGCGACGCCGCCCTGCTCACGCCGATCGGCGACATGTATGGCATCTCGGCCGCGACCGAGGTGGTTCCGACCGGGCGTTCGCACATGGTGCCGGTGGGCTTTGGCCTGCTCGGGCGCGTGCTCGACGGCCTGGGGCGGCCGCTGGACGAAGCCGAGCGCGGCCCGCTGGAGGCGACCAAGTACTACCCGGTGTTTGCCGAGGCGCCCGACCCGCTCACGCGGCGCATCATCCGCGACCCGCTGGAGCTGGGCGTACGCGCGCTCGACGGGCTGCTCACCTGCGGCGAGGGCCAGCGCATGGGCATCTTCGCGGCGGCGGGCGGTGGCAAATCCACGCTCATGGCCATGCTGGTCAAGGGCGCGGCGGTGGACGTGACGGTGGTGGCGCTGATCGGCGAGCGCGGGCGCGAGGTGCGCGAATTCCTCGAGCACGACCTCGGTCCCGAGGGGCGGCGCAAGGCCGTCATCGTCTGCGCCACCAGCGACAAATCTTCCATGGAACGCTCCAAGGCGGCCTACGTGGCCACGGCGATAGCGGAGTACTTTCGCGACCAGGGCAAGAAGGTGCTGTTCCTGATGGATTCGGCTACGCGCTTTGCCCGCGCCCAGCGCGAGATCGGCCTGGCCGCGGGCGAGCCGCCCACACGCCGGGGCTTTCCGCCCAGCGTGTTCGCGACGCTGCCCAAGCTGATGGAGCGCACCGGCATGAATCAGAGCGGCTCGATCACGGCGCTGTACACCGTGCTGGTGGAAGGCGACGACATGACCGAGCCGATCGCCGACGAAACCCGCTCCATCCTGGATGGGCACATCGTGCTCTCGCGCAAGCTGGGCGCGGCCAACCACTACCCGGCCATCGACGTGCTGGCCTCGGCCTCGCGCGTGATGAACGCGGTGATCACGCCCGAGCACAAAAAGCTCGCGGGGCGCCTGCGCGAGCTCATGGCCAAGTACGAGGAGGTGGAGCTGCTGGTCAAGATCGGCGAATACAAGCGCGGGGGCGATCCGAACACCGACGAGGCGATCGACAAGATCGAGGCGATACGCGCCTTTCTCAGGCAGCGCACCGACGAGCGCTGCGGCATGCAGGAAACCCTGCAGCGCCTGGCCGAGCTGGTGGGCGCGGGGGCAGCGAAGTCATGA
- a CDS encoding YscO family type III secretion system apparatus protein: MSVFRDLLRIKTFREDQAELQVRHQREQARQARQAREQAQALLERLLREGVETELRMYRELCERIVRLREIEDVQLAVAGLRQREATQEDAVQSALGQEQQAEAALQQARQAHKEATRQKEKFIDLSANFDSERAREAERREDLEMEEAASVRRDREEWDVSEPEEQGA; this comes from the coding sequence ATGAGCGTGTTTCGCGACCTGCTGCGCATCAAGACCTTCCGCGAGGACCAGGCCGAGCTACAGGTGCGCCACCAGCGCGAGCAGGCACGCCAGGCGCGCCAGGCACGTGAACAAGCCCAGGCCCTGCTCGAGCGCCTGCTGCGCGAAGGCGTGGAGACAGAGCTGCGCATGTACCGCGAGCTGTGCGAGCGCATCGTGCGTCTGCGCGAGATCGAAGACGTGCAACTGGCCGTCGCCGGTTTGCGCCAGCGCGAGGCCACGCAGGAGGACGCGGTGCAAAGCGCGCTCGGCCAGGAGCAGCAGGCCGAAGCGGCGCTGCAGCAGGCCCGCCAGGCGCACAAGGAGGCCACGCGCCAGAAGGAAAAATTCATCGACCTGTCGGCCAATTTCGACAGCGAACGCGCGCGCGAGGCAGAGCGTCGCGAAGACCTGGAAATGGAAGAAGCCGCCAGCGTGCGCCGCGACCGCGAGGAGTGGGACGTGAGCGAACCCGAGGAGCAAGGCGCATGA
- the sctQ gene encoding type III secretion system cytoplasmic ring protein SctQ, translated as MNDLSSPASPPVLERLSRNEAQARTTIAQRGGALALRLAGQAWQVDLLPLAGSAAPAPQDWMLQIEWAGATLCVCVPQASVGELSAPLLDGASLGELPAELALAVLEAALVDVFSALRTLGRGEPQLLQASAGGAPASGCRHGVQALLRQSDGPAALDASLHLDALGLLLLAGLLARRPPRPPALNALWPLRLPAEIGCTRVTAQELASLSAGDVVLLEVNHVGAQRMLWLSADGRHGLRVQLPAPSAPEPGTQVSAGAEAQPPQAPALIVTHAWSATMPTNESTPVEPLAADAAPASLDALPVRLSFDLGEVTLTLAQAQTLQPGQTIELARPLSGGVRIRANGALVGEGDLVEIDGQLGVSVRTLALQNP; from the coding sequence ATGAACGATCTGTCCTCGCCCGCATCGCCGCCCGTGCTCGAGCGCCTGTCGCGCAACGAAGCCCAGGCGCGCACCACCATCGCCCAGCGCGGCGGCGCACTGGCGCTGCGCCTGGCTGGCCAGGCCTGGCAGGTCGATCTGCTGCCACTGGCGGGCAGCGCCGCTCCTGCCCCGCAGGACTGGATGCTGCAGATCGAATGGGCCGGCGCCACGCTGTGCGTCTGCGTGCCACAGGCCAGCGTGGGCGAGCTGAGCGCCCCCTTGCTGGACGGCGCCAGCCTGGGCGAACTGCCTGCGGAGCTGGCCCTGGCGGTGCTGGAGGCGGCCCTCGTCGATGTCTTCAGCGCACTGCGCACGCTGGGTCGCGGCGAACCCCAGTTGCTGCAGGCCAGCGCCGGCGGCGCACCGGCCTCGGGCTGCCGCCATGGCGTGCAGGCCTTGCTGCGCCAAAGCGATGGCCCGGCAGCGTTGGACGCGAGCTTGCATCTGGACGCGCTCGGCCTGCTGCTGCTGGCCGGCCTGCTGGCCAGGCGCCCGCCCCGCCCGCCGGCGCTCAACGCGCTGTGGCCGCTGCGCCTGCCCGCCGAGATTGGCTGCACCCGGGTGACCGCGCAAGAGCTGGCGAGCCTCAGCGCGGGCGACGTCGTGCTGCTCGAAGTCAACCACGTGGGCGCGCAGCGCATGCTCTGGCTCAGCGCCGACGGGCGTCACGGCCTGCGCGTACAGCTGCCCGCGCCCTCTGCGCCCGAACCCGGAACCCAAGTTTCAGCAGGGGCCGAGGCACAGCCGCCGCAAGCCCCCGCGCTGATCGTGACCCATGCCTGGAGCGCCACCATGCCCACCAACGAATCCACGCCCGTCGAACCGCTGGCCGCCGATGCCGCGCCCGCATCACTCGATGCGCTGCCCGTGCGCCTGTCCTTTGATCTGGGCGAAGTCACGCTCACTCTGGCGCAGGCGCAAACGCTGCAGCCGGGGCAAACCATCGAGCTGGCGCGCCCGCTCTCGGGCGGCGTGCGCATCCGTGCCAACGGCGCACTGGTCGGCGAGGGCGATCTGGTGGAAATCGACGGCCAGCTGGGCGTGAGCGTGCGCACGCTCGCGCTCCAGAACCCCTGA
- the sctR gene encoding type III secretion system export apparatus subunit SctR, which yields MNTGFDPITLALVLALLALLPTVVVVTTSFLKIAVVLALLRNALGVQQVPPNLALYGMALILSAYIMAPVGVHMADRLSAKPETLGSVPALVAGVREGAEPLREFMARNSKVEQRDFFLRTAQRLWGPDLSAGMTERDFMVLMPAFLVSELTAAFQIGFLLYLPFVVIDLIVSNILLAMGMMMVSPVTISLPLKLFLFVMLDGWSRLVQSLILTYL from the coding sequence ATGAACACCGGGTTTGATCCCATCACGCTGGCCCTGGTGCTGGCCCTGCTGGCGCTGCTGCCCACGGTGGTGGTGGTAACCACTTCGTTTCTGAAGATCGCGGTGGTACTGGCGCTGCTGCGCAATGCCCTGGGGGTGCAGCAGGTACCGCCCAATCTGGCGCTGTACGGCATGGCGCTGATTCTCTCGGCCTACATCATGGCGCCGGTGGGCGTACACATGGCCGACCGGCTCAGCGCCAAGCCCGAAACCCTGGGCAGCGTGCCCGCACTGGTTGCCGGCGTGCGCGAAGGGGCCGAGCCGCTGCGCGAGTTCATGGCGCGCAACAGCAAGGTGGAGCAACGCGACTTCTTTCTGCGCACCGCCCAGCGCCTGTGGGGGCCGGACCTGTCGGCCGGCATGACCGAGCGCGACTTCATGGTGCTGATGCCGGCCTTTCTGGTGTCGGAGCTGACTGCGGCCTTCCAGATCGGCTTCCTGCTCTATCTGCCCTTTGTCGTCATAGACCTCATCGTCTCCAACATCTTGCTGGCCATGGGGATGATGATGGTCTCGCCCGTCACCATCTCGCTGCCGCTCAAGCTGTTTCTCTTCGTCATGCTCGACGGCTGGTCGCGTCTGGTGCAAAGCCTGATCCTGACCTATTTGTGA
- the sctS gene encoding type III secretion system export apparatus subunit SctS: protein MQTVDVVAYFTQALYLVLWLSLPPIAVGALVGTLFSLFQALTQIQEQTLSFGIKLIAVTVTLLLTARWVGGEMFNFGAQIFDALALAGR from the coding sequence ATGCAAACCGTAGACGTCGTCGCGTATTTCACCCAGGCCTTGTACCTGGTGCTGTGGCTGTCGCTGCCGCCGATCGCGGTAGGGGCGCTGGTCGGTACGCTGTTTTCGCTGTTTCAGGCGCTCACGCAGATCCAGGAGCAGACGCTGTCCTTCGGCATCAAGCTGATTGCGGTCACCGTCACGCTGCTGCTGACGGCGCGCTGGGTGGGCGGCGAGATGTTCAATTTCGGCGCTCAGATCTTCGACGCTCTGGCGCTGGCAGGGCGCTGA
- the sctT gene encoding type III secretion system export apparatus subunit SctT, translating to MDAPVTYEDLKSWLLALALSQPRILAMFIALPLFNAQVVPGLLRFGAAGALGLLTVPLLHAQLGSADLASPAVWALLVAKEAFIGFVIGYLAAIPFWTFEAVGFLIDNQRGASISSTLNPLTGNDSSPMGILLNQAFIVFFLVSGGFGLLLGGLYDSFRLWSVTDWAPHLHPDSVPLMLEQLNRLVRMALLLAAPAMVAMFLAELGLALVSRFAPQLQVFFVAMPVKSGLAVLILILYAASLFDYGSDLVESVGRAVPTLNEQWGR from the coding sequence ATGGACGCGCCGGTTACTTACGAAGACCTCAAGTCCTGGTTGCTGGCGCTGGCACTGTCGCAGCCGCGCATCCTTGCCATGTTCATCGCCCTGCCCCTGTTCAACGCCCAGGTGGTGCCCGGCCTGCTGCGCTTTGGCGCGGCCGGGGCGCTGGGTCTGCTGACGGTGCCGCTGCTGCATGCACAGCTGGGCAGTGCCGACCTGGCCTCGCCCGCGGTCTGGGCGCTGCTGGTCGCCAAGGAGGCCTTCATCGGCTTCGTGATCGGTTATCTCGCGGCCATTCCGTTCTGGACCTTCGAGGCCGTGGGCTTTTTGATCGACAACCAGCGCGGGGCCAGCATCTCCTCCACGCTCAATCCGCTCACGGGCAACGACTCCTCGCCCATGGGCATCCTGTTGAACCAGGCCTTCATCGTCTTCTTCCTGGTGTCAGGGGGTTTCGGCCTGCTGCTGGGCGGGCTGTACGACAGTTTCCGGCTGTGGAGCGTCACCGACTGGGCGCCGCACTTGCATCCCGATTCCGTCCCCTTGATGCTTGAGCAGCTCAACCGCCTGGTGCGCATGGCGCTGCTGCTGGCCGCGCCGGCCATGGTCGCCATGTTTCTGGCCGAGCTCGGCCTGGCGCTGGTCAGCCGCTTTGCGCCGCAGCTGCAGGTGTTCTTCGTGGCCATGCCGGTCAAGAGCGGGCTGGCGGTGCTGATCCTGATTCTTTATGCGGCATCGCTGTTCGACTACGGCAGTGACCTCGTGGAGTCCGTGGGGCGCGCCGTGCCCACGCTGAACGAGCAGTGGGGGCGCTGA